Proteins from a genomic interval of Labrus mixtus chromosome 24, fLabMix1.1, whole genome shotgun sequence:
- the mlpha gene encoding melanophilin a isoform X1 — translation MFLQSELDTRAMERKLDLTRLTDEEAKHVWEVIQRDFNLRKKEEDRLGELKTRIEKEDSKRELLGAQTPLSESHCIRCLQPFKFLLNSKRQCLDCHMFTCKACSRYNKKEHGWVCDNCRMTRVLKIGTVGWYHDNIRNRFKRFGSAKVMRSLYKRLNGDGGRDDDTQSMPDVRTYMNNGTEDERAEDEAQRYKVMRKSKRLLSVHPLDFDPEDYFPYSRRPSVQQMQDERGYRNDMDDSYNHRVNRRKSVDRYNMRPEDVGDSRMVRTRSLSKISSSVARQQYVDTSDEDDYPRQPPHRRRNSRTSSQENLGQGQPMNELNKRMFAIESLLSRLEEKMTPADETSAHTEEEKLRRKLSELAGNLSDKGGLSSDDEANRKLSFLGRGRAGVKGGPGVSVKDKGLSSSSDEAPTEAQKRSTAAALCDLTTEVLRTINATENAMVEFGHSDPPHRPSLASSDVKQADDAFRELEENVYVAAGQSFEIESKLRRLEQSAKNHFGGATDSELSELEDVVALTAARVQSAESEVSDIETKIAALNAVGSKKKVSGSHQKKKSSQAASSKNPVLVS, via the exons ATGTTTCTTCAGTCTGAACTCGACACTCG AGCAATGGAGCGTAAACTGGATCTGACTCGTCTGACGGATGAAGAGGCCAAACACGTGTGGGAGGTGATTCAACGAGACTTTAACCTCCGCAAGAAAGAAGAGGACCGACTCGG cgAGCTGAAGACTCGTATTGAAAAGGAGGACTCGAAGCGGGAGCTGCTTGGCGCTCAGACTCCGCTGTCAGAGTCTCACTGTATCCGCTGCCTGCAGCCCTTCAAGTTCCTGCTGAACAGCAAACGTCAGTGTTTGGACTGTCACATGTTCACCTGTAAGGCCTGCAGCCGCTACAACAAGAAGGAGCACGGCTGGGTTTGTGACAACTGTCGCATgaccag GGTGCTAAAGATCGGCACAGTGGGCTGGTACCATGACAACATCAGGAACCGCTTCAAACGCTTCGGCAGCGCGAAAGTGATGAGGTCACTATACAAGAGGCTGAACGGAGACG GTGGGAGAGATGACGACACTCAGAGCATGCCGGACGTTCGCACCT ACATGAACAACGGTACAGAGGACGAGCGTGCAGAGGATGAGGCTCAGCGCTACAAAGTG ATGAGGAAGAGTAAACGTCTGTTGTCAGTTCATCCTCTCGACTTTGACCCCGAAGATTACTTCCCTTACTCACGCCGACCATCTGTACAG CAGATGCAGGACGAGCGTGGCTACAGGAACGACATGGACGACTCATATAACCACCGAGTCAACCGCAGGAAGAGTGTGGATAGATACAACATGAGACCTG AGGACGTTGGGGACAGCAGGATGGTGCgtactcgctctctctctaagATCAGCTCCTcggttgctaggcaacagtACGTTGACACCTCAGATGAGGACGATTACCCTCGACAGCCCCCCCACCGGCGCAGGAACAGCAGAACGTCATCACAGGAGAACCTGGGACAGGGTCAGCCt ATGAACGAGCTGAACAAACGAATGTTCGCCATCGAGAGTCTGCTGAGTCGTCTGGAAGAGAAGATGACGCCTGCAGACgag ACATCGGCTCACactgaggaggagaagctgaggAGGAAGCTGAGCGAGCTGGCGGGGAACCTGAGCGATAAAGGGGGGCTGTCGTCGGACGACGAGGCCAACAGGAAGCTTTCCTTTCTGGGCAGAGGTCGGGCCGGAGTTAAGGGGGGCCCGGGGGTCTCTGTGAAGGACAAAGGACTGAGCTCATCCAGCGACGAGGCGCCCACCGAGGCTCAGAAG AGATCGACGGCCGCCGCCCTCTGTGACCTCACCACCGAGGTCCTGAGGACCATAAACGCCACAGAGAATGCCATGGTGGAGTTCGGCCACTCAGATCCCCCACACAGACCCTCGTTAGCCAGCTCTGACGTAAAGCAGGCAGATGATGCGTTCAGGGAACTTGAGGAAAAT gtgtACGTTGCGGCAGGTCAGTCATTCGAGATCGAGTCGAAGTTGCGGCGGTTGGAACAGAGCGCCAAGAATCATTTTGGAGGGGCAACAGACTCAGAGCTGTCGGAGCTGGAGGACGTGGTGGCCCTTACTGCCGCCAGGGTCCAGAGTGCCGAGAGCGAG GTGTCTGACATTGAAACTAAGATCGCTGCTCTGAACGCTGTCGGCTCCAAGAAAAAA GTTTCAGGATCtcaccagaagaagaagtcttCTCAGGCCGCGTCCAGTAAGAATCCTGTTCTCGTCTCTTGA
- the mlpha gene encoding melanophilin a isoform X2, translating into MFLQSELDTRAMERKLDLTRLTDEEAKHVWEVIQRDFNLRKKEEDRLGELKTRIEKEDSKRELLGAQTPLSESHCIRCLQPFKFLLNSKRQCLDCHMFTCKACSRYNKKEHGWVCDNCRMTRVLKIGTVGWYHDNIRNRFKRFGSAKVMRSLYKRLNGDGGRDDDTQSMPDVRTYMNNGTEDERAEDEAQRYKVMRKSKRLLSVHPLDFDPEDYFPYSRRPSVQMQDERGYRNDMDDSYNHRVNRRKSVDRYNMRPEDVGDSRMVRTRSLSKISSSVARQQYVDTSDEDDYPRQPPHRRRNSRTSSQENLGQGQPMNELNKRMFAIESLLSRLEEKMTPADETSAHTEEEKLRRKLSELAGNLSDKGGLSSDDEANRKLSFLGRGRAGVKGGPGVSVKDKGLSSSSDEAPTEAQKRSTAAALCDLTTEVLRTINATENAMVEFGHSDPPHRPSLASSDVKQADDAFRELEENVYVAAGQSFEIESKLRRLEQSAKNHFGGATDSELSELEDVVALTAARVQSAESEVSDIETKIAALNAVGSKKKVSGSHQKKKSSQAASSKNPVLVS; encoded by the exons ATGTTTCTTCAGTCTGAACTCGACACTCG AGCAATGGAGCGTAAACTGGATCTGACTCGTCTGACGGATGAAGAGGCCAAACACGTGTGGGAGGTGATTCAACGAGACTTTAACCTCCGCAAGAAAGAAGAGGACCGACTCGG cgAGCTGAAGACTCGTATTGAAAAGGAGGACTCGAAGCGGGAGCTGCTTGGCGCTCAGACTCCGCTGTCAGAGTCTCACTGTATCCGCTGCCTGCAGCCCTTCAAGTTCCTGCTGAACAGCAAACGTCAGTGTTTGGACTGTCACATGTTCACCTGTAAGGCCTGCAGCCGCTACAACAAGAAGGAGCACGGCTGGGTTTGTGACAACTGTCGCATgaccag GGTGCTAAAGATCGGCACAGTGGGCTGGTACCATGACAACATCAGGAACCGCTTCAAACGCTTCGGCAGCGCGAAAGTGATGAGGTCACTATACAAGAGGCTGAACGGAGACG GTGGGAGAGATGACGACACTCAGAGCATGCCGGACGTTCGCACCT ACATGAACAACGGTACAGAGGACGAGCGTGCAGAGGATGAGGCTCAGCGCTACAAAGTG ATGAGGAAGAGTAAACGTCTGTTGTCAGTTCATCCTCTCGACTTTGACCCCGAAGATTACTTCCCTTACTCACGCCGACCATCTGTACAG ATGCAGGACGAGCGTGGCTACAGGAACGACATGGACGACTCATATAACCACCGAGTCAACCGCAGGAAGAGTGTGGATAGATACAACATGAGACCTG AGGACGTTGGGGACAGCAGGATGGTGCgtactcgctctctctctaagATCAGCTCCTcggttgctaggcaacagtACGTTGACACCTCAGATGAGGACGATTACCCTCGACAGCCCCCCCACCGGCGCAGGAACAGCAGAACGTCATCACAGGAGAACCTGGGACAGGGTCAGCCt ATGAACGAGCTGAACAAACGAATGTTCGCCATCGAGAGTCTGCTGAGTCGTCTGGAAGAGAAGATGACGCCTGCAGACgag ACATCGGCTCACactgaggaggagaagctgaggAGGAAGCTGAGCGAGCTGGCGGGGAACCTGAGCGATAAAGGGGGGCTGTCGTCGGACGACGAGGCCAACAGGAAGCTTTCCTTTCTGGGCAGAGGTCGGGCCGGAGTTAAGGGGGGCCCGGGGGTCTCTGTGAAGGACAAAGGACTGAGCTCATCCAGCGACGAGGCGCCCACCGAGGCTCAGAAG AGATCGACGGCCGCCGCCCTCTGTGACCTCACCACCGAGGTCCTGAGGACCATAAACGCCACAGAGAATGCCATGGTGGAGTTCGGCCACTCAGATCCCCCACACAGACCCTCGTTAGCCAGCTCTGACGTAAAGCAGGCAGATGATGCGTTCAGGGAACTTGAGGAAAAT gtgtACGTTGCGGCAGGTCAGTCATTCGAGATCGAGTCGAAGTTGCGGCGGTTGGAACAGAGCGCCAAGAATCATTTTGGAGGGGCAACAGACTCAGAGCTGTCGGAGCTGGAGGACGTGGTGGCCCTTACTGCCGCCAGGGTCCAGAGTGCCGAGAGCGAG GTGTCTGACATTGAAACTAAGATCGCTGCTCTGAACGCTGTCGGCTCCAAGAAAAAA GTTTCAGGATCtcaccagaagaagaagtcttCTCAGGCCGCGTCCAGTAAGAATCCTGTTCTCGTCTCTTGA
- the mlpha gene encoding melanophilin a isoform X3 — protein sequence MFLQSELDTRAMERKLDLTRLTDEEAKHVWEVIQRDFNLRKKEEDRLGELKTRIEKEDSKRELLGAQTPLSESHCIRCLQPFKFLLNSKRQCLDCHMFTCKACSRYNKKEHGWVCDNCRMTRVLKIGTVGWYHDNIRNRFKRFGSAKVMRSLYKRLNGDGGRDDDTQSMPDVRTYMNNGTEDERAEDEAQRYKVMRKSKRLLSVHPLDFDPEDYFPYSRRPSVQQMQDERGYRNDMDDSYNHRVNRRKSVDRYNMRPEDVGDSRMVRTRSLSKISSSVARQQYVDTSDEDDYPRQPPHRRRNSRTSSQENLGQGQPMNELNKRMFAIESLLSRLEEKMTPADETSAHTEEEKLRRKLSELAGNLSDKGGLSSDDEANRKLSFLGRGRAGVKGGPGVSVKDKGLSSSSDEAPTEAQKVYVAAGQSFEIESKLRRLEQSAKNHFGGATDSELSELEDVVALTAARVQSAESEVSDIETKIAALNAVGSKKKVSGSHQKKKSSQAASSKNPVLVS from the exons ATGTTTCTTCAGTCTGAACTCGACACTCG AGCAATGGAGCGTAAACTGGATCTGACTCGTCTGACGGATGAAGAGGCCAAACACGTGTGGGAGGTGATTCAACGAGACTTTAACCTCCGCAAGAAAGAAGAGGACCGACTCGG cgAGCTGAAGACTCGTATTGAAAAGGAGGACTCGAAGCGGGAGCTGCTTGGCGCTCAGACTCCGCTGTCAGAGTCTCACTGTATCCGCTGCCTGCAGCCCTTCAAGTTCCTGCTGAACAGCAAACGTCAGTGTTTGGACTGTCACATGTTCACCTGTAAGGCCTGCAGCCGCTACAACAAGAAGGAGCACGGCTGGGTTTGTGACAACTGTCGCATgaccag GGTGCTAAAGATCGGCACAGTGGGCTGGTACCATGACAACATCAGGAACCGCTTCAAACGCTTCGGCAGCGCGAAAGTGATGAGGTCACTATACAAGAGGCTGAACGGAGACG GTGGGAGAGATGACGACACTCAGAGCATGCCGGACGTTCGCACCT ACATGAACAACGGTACAGAGGACGAGCGTGCAGAGGATGAGGCTCAGCGCTACAAAGTG ATGAGGAAGAGTAAACGTCTGTTGTCAGTTCATCCTCTCGACTTTGACCCCGAAGATTACTTCCCTTACTCACGCCGACCATCTGTACAG CAGATGCAGGACGAGCGTGGCTACAGGAACGACATGGACGACTCATATAACCACCGAGTCAACCGCAGGAAGAGTGTGGATAGATACAACATGAGACCTG AGGACGTTGGGGACAGCAGGATGGTGCgtactcgctctctctctaagATCAGCTCCTcggttgctaggcaacagtACGTTGACACCTCAGATGAGGACGATTACCCTCGACAGCCCCCCCACCGGCGCAGGAACAGCAGAACGTCATCACAGGAGAACCTGGGACAGGGTCAGCCt ATGAACGAGCTGAACAAACGAATGTTCGCCATCGAGAGTCTGCTGAGTCGTCTGGAAGAGAAGATGACGCCTGCAGACgag ACATCGGCTCACactgaggaggagaagctgaggAGGAAGCTGAGCGAGCTGGCGGGGAACCTGAGCGATAAAGGGGGGCTGTCGTCGGACGACGAGGCCAACAGGAAGCTTTCCTTTCTGGGCAGAGGTCGGGCCGGAGTTAAGGGGGGCCCGGGGGTCTCTGTGAAGGACAAAGGACTGAGCTCATCCAGCGACGAGGCGCCCACCGAGGCTCAGAAG gtgtACGTTGCGGCAGGTCAGTCATTCGAGATCGAGTCGAAGTTGCGGCGGTTGGAACAGAGCGCCAAGAATCATTTTGGAGGGGCAACAGACTCAGAGCTGTCGGAGCTGGAGGACGTGGTGGCCCTTACTGCCGCCAGGGTCCAGAGTGCCGAGAGCGAG GTGTCTGACATTGAAACTAAGATCGCTGCTCTGAACGCTGTCGGCTCCAAGAAAAAA GTTTCAGGATCtcaccagaagaagaagtcttCTCAGGCCGCGTCCAGTAAGAATCCTGTTCTCGTCTCTTGA
- the mlpha gene encoding melanophilin a isoform X4: MFLQSELDTRAMERKLDLTRLTDEEAKHVWEVIQRDFNLRKKEEDRLGELKTRIEKEDSKRELLGAQTPLSESHCIRCLQPFKFLLNSKRQCLDCHMFTCKACSRYNKKEHGWVCDNCRMTRVLKIGTVGWYHDNIRNRFKRFGSAKVMRSLYKRLNGDGGRDDDTQSMPDVRTYMNNGTEDERAEDEAQRYKVMRKSKRLLSVHPLDFDPEDYFPYSRRPSVQQMQDERGYRNDMDDSYNHRVNRRKSVDRYNMRPEDVGDSRMVRTRSLSKISSSVARQQYVDTSDEDDYPRQPPHRRRNSRTSSQENLGQGQPMNELNKRMFAIESLLSRLEEKMTPADETSAHTEEEKLRRKLSELAGNLSDKGGLSSDDEANRKLSFLGRGRAGVKGGPGVSVKDKGLSSSSDEAPTEAQKRSTAAALCDLTTEVLRTINATENAMVEFGHSDPPHRPSLASSDVKQADDAFRELEENVLHVL, translated from the exons ATGTTTCTTCAGTCTGAACTCGACACTCG AGCAATGGAGCGTAAACTGGATCTGACTCGTCTGACGGATGAAGAGGCCAAACACGTGTGGGAGGTGATTCAACGAGACTTTAACCTCCGCAAGAAAGAAGAGGACCGACTCGG cgAGCTGAAGACTCGTATTGAAAAGGAGGACTCGAAGCGGGAGCTGCTTGGCGCTCAGACTCCGCTGTCAGAGTCTCACTGTATCCGCTGCCTGCAGCCCTTCAAGTTCCTGCTGAACAGCAAACGTCAGTGTTTGGACTGTCACATGTTCACCTGTAAGGCCTGCAGCCGCTACAACAAGAAGGAGCACGGCTGGGTTTGTGACAACTGTCGCATgaccag GGTGCTAAAGATCGGCACAGTGGGCTGGTACCATGACAACATCAGGAACCGCTTCAAACGCTTCGGCAGCGCGAAAGTGATGAGGTCACTATACAAGAGGCTGAACGGAGACG GTGGGAGAGATGACGACACTCAGAGCATGCCGGACGTTCGCACCT ACATGAACAACGGTACAGAGGACGAGCGTGCAGAGGATGAGGCTCAGCGCTACAAAGTG ATGAGGAAGAGTAAACGTCTGTTGTCAGTTCATCCTCTCGACTTTGACCCCGAAGATTACTTCCCTTACTCACGCCGACCATCTGTACAG CAGATGCAGGACGAGCGTGGCTACAGGAACGACATGGACGACTCATATAACCACCGAGTCAACCGCAGGAAGAGTGTGGATAGATACAACATGAGACCTG AGGACGTTGGGGACAGCAGGATGGTGCgtactcgctctctctctaagATCAGCTCCTcggttgctaggcaacagtACGTTGACACCTCAGATGAGGACGATTACCCTCGACAGCCCCCCCACCGGCGCAGGAACAGCAGAACGTCATCACAGGAGAACCTGGGACAGGGTCAGCCt ATGAACGAGCTGAACAAACGAATGTTCGCCATCGAGAGTCTGCTGAGTCGTCTGGAAGAGAAGATGACGCCTGCAGACgag ACATCGGCTCACactgaggaggagaagctgaggAGGAAGCTGAGCGAGCTGGCGGGGAACCTGAGCGATAAAGGGGGGCTGTCGTCGGACGACGAGGCCAACAGGAAGCTTTCCTTTCTGGGCAGAGGTCGGGCCGGAGTTAAGGGGGGCCCGGGGGTCTCTGTGAAGGACAAAGGACTGAGCTCATCCAGCGACGAGGCGCCCACCGAGGCTCAGAAG AGATCGACGGCCGCCGCCCTCTGTGACCTCACCACCGAGGTCCTGAGGACCATAAACGCCACAGAGAATGCCATGGTGGAGTTCGGCCACTCAGATCCCCCACACAGACCCTCGTTAGCCAGCTCTGACGTAAAGCAGGCAGATGATGCGTTCAGGGAACTTGAGGAAAAT gtgttacatgtgttgtaa
- the mlpha gene encoding melanophilin a isoform X5, translating to MFLQSELDTRAMERKLDLTRLTDEEAKHVWEVIQRDFNLRKKEEDRLGELKTRIEKEDSKRELLGAQTPLSESHCIRCLQPFKFLLNSKRQCLDCHMFTCKACSRYNKKEHGWVCDNCRMTRVLKIGTVGWYHDNIRNRFKRFGSAKVMRSLYKRLNGDGGRDDDTQSMPDVRTYMNNGTEDERAEDEAQRYKVMRKSKRLLSVHPLDFDPEDYFPYSRRPSVQQMQDERGYRNDMDDSYNHRVNRRKSVDRYNMRPEDVGDSRMVRTRSLSKISSSVARQQYVDTSDEDDYPRQPPHRRRNSRTSSQENLGQGQPMNELNKRMFAIESLLSRLEEKMTPADETSAHTEEEKLRRKLSELAGNLSDKGGLSSDDEANRKLSFLGRGRAGVKGGPGVSVKDKGLSSSSDEAPTEAQKVLHVL from the exons ATGTTTCTTCAGTCTGAACTCGACACTCG AGCAATGGAGCGTAAACTGGATCTGACTCGTCTGACGGATGAAGAGGCCAAACACGTGTGGGAGGTGATTCAACGAGACTTTAACCTCCGCAAGAAAGAAGAGGACCGACTCGG cgAGCTGAAGACTCGTATTGAAAAGGAGGACTCGAAGCGGGAGCTGCTTGGCGCTCAGACTCCGCTGTCAGAGTCTCACTGTATCCGCTGCCTGCAGCCCTTCAAGTTCCTGCTGAACAGCAAACGTCAGTGTTTGGACTGTCACATGTTCACCTGTAAGGCCTGCAGCCGCTACAACAAGAAGGAGCACGGCTGGGTTTGTGACAACTGTCGCATgaccag GGTGCTAAAGATCGGCACAGTGGGCTGGTACCATGACAACATCAGGAACCGCTTCAAACGCTTCGGCAGCGCGAAAGTGATGAGGTCACTATACAAGAGGCTGAACGGAGACG GTGGGAGAGATGACGACACTCAGAGCATGCCGGACGTTCGCACCT ACATGAACAACGGTACAGAGGACGAGCGTGCAGAGGATGAGGCTCAGCGCTACAAAGTG ATGAGGAAGAGTAAACGTCTGTTGTCAGTTCATCCTCTCGACTTTGACCCCGAAGATTACTTCCCTTACTCACGCCGACCATCTGTACAG CAGATGCAGGACGAGCGTGGCTACAGGAACGACATGGACGACTCATATAACCACCGAGTCAACCGCAGGAAGAGTGTGGATAGATACAACATGAGACCTG AGGACGTTGGGGACAGCAGGATGGTGCgtactcgctctctctctaagATCAGCTCCTcggttgctaggcaacagtACGTTGACACCTCAGATGAGGACGATTACCCTCGACAGCCCCCCCACCGGCGCAGGAACAGCAGAACGTCATCACAGGAGAACCTGGGACAGGGTCAGCCt ATGAACGAGCTGAACAAACGAATGTTCGCCATCGAGAGTCTGCTGAGTCGTCTGGAAGAGAAGATGACGCCTGCAGACgag ACATCGGCTCACactgaggaggagaagctgaggAGGAAGCTGAGCGAGCTGGCGGGGAACCTGAGCGATAAAGGGGGGCTGTCGTCGGACGACGAGGCCAACAGGAAGCTTTCCTTTCTGGGCAGAGGTCGGGCCGGAGTTAAGGGGGGCCCGGGGGTCTCTGTGAAGGACAAAGGACTGAGCTCATCCAGCGACGAGGCGCCCACCGAGGCTCAGAAG gtgttacatgtgttgtaa